The following coding sequences lie in one Hyphobacterium sp. CCMP332 genomic window:
- a CDS encoding ABC transporter ATP-binding protein, with the protein MNKPILSVRGAEKSLGGNPVLKGVDLDLYCGQVSAVLGPSGAGKSTLLRSIAGLEKLEAGQINSGAEVWDDGKHATSAEKRRVGVVFQDYALFPHLTVGRNIAFGLADQKDKVAIADRVMTLMESVEIGHLAHAYPHELSGGEQQRVALARALAPRPDIILLDEPFSSLDRRLRADLRAQTMTAIREAGAAALIVTHDADEAFETADTLFLMEDGRIIQSGSPADVYCRPVSISSARLLGDINVVSGTIENHRISTLFGAIAAPDFSNGAAVDLLVRPEALRESGTGTDFTVEDIRIRQGRQRLRATASDGSLWIAELPLAHPIKAGETLRLALDETAMTLLPA; encoded by the coding sequence ATGAACAAACCCATACTGTCGGTTCGTGGCGCGGAAAAGTCGCTGGGCGGCAACCCCGTTCTGAAAGGCGTCGATCTTGATCTTTATTGCGGTCAGGTGAGCGCCGTTCTCGGGCCTTCGGGTGCCGGAAAATCCACGCTGCTGCGCAGTATCGCCGGTCTGGAAAAGCTGGAAGCCGGCCAGATCAATTCAGGTGCCGAGGTCTGGGATGATGGCAAGCACGCCACGTCGGCCGAAAAGCGCCGCGTCGGCGTTGTGTTTCAGGATTATGCGCTTTTTCCACACCTGACGGTGGGCCGCAACATTGCTTTTGGACTCGCAGATCAGAAAGACAAGGTGGCGATCGCTGATCGCGTGATGACGCTCATGGAATCCGTCGAGATCGGACATCTTGCACACGCTTACCCGCACGAATTGTCCGGCGGCGAGCAGCAACGGGTCGCCCTCGCGCGCGCGCTCGCACCGCGGCCGGACATCATCCTGCTGGACGAACCGTTTTCCAGCCTCGACCGGCGGCTGCGCGCGGATCTGCGCGCGCAAACCATGACGGCTATCCGCGAGGCCGGGGCGGCGGCCCTGATTGTGACCCACGACGCCGATGAGGCCTTTGAGACCGCCGACACCCTGTTCCTGATGGAGGATGGCCGCATCATCCAGTCCGGCTCACCGGCAGACGTCTATTGCCGCCCTGTTTCGATATCTTCTGCCCGCTTGCTCGGCGACATCAATGTCGTGTCCGGGACGATCGAAAACCACAGGATCTCTACCCTGTTCGGTGCAATCGCAGCGCCGGACTTCAGCAACGGGGCGGCAGTGGATCTGCTCGTCCGGCCCGAAGCACTGCGGGAATCTGGAACCGGCACCGATTTCACTGTCGAGGACATCCGGATCCGTCAGGGCCGCCAGCGCCTGCGTGCCACGGCCTCCGACGGGTCGCTCTGGATTGCCGAGCTTCCCCTCGCTCACCCCATCAAAGCGGGCGAGACCTTGCGCCTTGCGCTTGATGAAACGGCCATGACCTTGCTGCCGGCCTGA
- a CDS encoding DUF1289 domain-containing protein, whose product MRARRSALDMHRMSIWSPCVKVCFVDPDAAICVGCFRTLPELAQWTRFSDAEREAIGAELPERKKQYQEKKARPS is encoded by the coding sequence TTGCGTGCACGGCGCAGCGCGCTAGATATGCACCGCATGAGCATCTGGTCGCCCTGCGTTAAAGTCTGTTTCGTCGATCCCGACGCTGCGATCTGCGTGGGGTGTTTTCGAACCTTGCCCGAACTGGCGCAATGGACACGGTTTTCAGATGCCGAGCGCGAAGCAATTGGCGCTGAATTGCCCGAGCGAAAAAAGCAATACCAGGAAAAGAAGGCTCGTCCGTCCTGA
- a CDS encoding DUF302 domain-containing protein — MSYTIDRTFPDTDIDTVDARTREALAAHGFGVLTEIDVTATMKKKLDVEMPGYRILGACNPGMAHQAIGIEPRVGAMLPCNVILRTVGSGVEVSAIDPVASMQAINNADLHAVAGQVRDMLAKAVHAI; from the coding sequence ATGTCCTACACAATAGACCGTACGTTTCCTGACACCGATATCGATACTGTCGACGCACGCACACGCGAAGCGTTGGCGGCACATGGTTTCGGCGTCCTGACAGAAATTGACGTTACGGCGACCATGAAGAAAAAGCTGGATGTCGAGATGCCGGGCTATCGCATTCTTGGGGCCTGCAATCCGGGCATGGCGCATCAGGCCATCGGAATAGAACCACGGGTCGGCGCGATGCTGCCCTGCAACGTCATCCTGCGCACTGTCGGTTCCGGAGTGGAAGTCAGCGCTATTGATCCGGTGGCCTCAATGCAGGCCATCAACAATGCTGATTTGCATGCCGTTGCGGGACAGGTGCGGGATATGCTGGCCAAGGCGGTGCATGCGATCTGA
- a CDS encoding sulfite exporter TauE/SafE family protein encodes MSAELIGLAAALIATGLFAGLIAGLFGIGGGVVMVPAFYFVLGAMGYEDGPRMHMAVGTSLAVIVATSLRSVSAHARHKAVDFEILKTWTPWIVAGALIGGYVADAIPGRGLTGLFGVVALLLSAQFFFGRLDWRVAENMPGGVVRAGLGAMIGGLSSLLGIGGGVFGVTLMTLCGKSIRQAVATAAGFGVAIGVPGALGFIIWGWDEPGRTPTALGYVDTLGFLILAASAFFIAPIGARLAHSMPEKLLRRLFALGLIATAVSLLREAFVGG; translated from the coding sequence ATGAGCGCCGAGCTGATCGGGTTGGCGGCGGCGCTGATCGCAACCGGCTTGTTTGCCGGTCTGATTGCCGGGCTTTTCGGAATTGGCGGCGGTGTTGTGATGGTGCCGGCCTTCTATTTTGTGCTGGGCGCGATGGGTTATGAAGACGGCCCGCGCATGCATATGGCGGTGGGTACCTCCCTGGCGGTTATCGTGGCGACGTCGCTCCGCTCGGTCTCGGCACATGCACGGCACAAGGCCGTTGATTTCGAGATCCTGAAAACATGGACGCCCTGGATTGTGGCCGGGGCCCTGATTGGCGGCTATGTGGCGGATGCCATTCCCGGCCGCGGCCTGACCGGGCTTTTCGGTGTCGTGGCCTTGCTGCTTTCGGCGCAATTTTTCTTTGGCCGCCTCGACTGGCGTGTGGCGGAAAACATGCCGGGCGGCGTTGTCAGAGCGGGGCTGGGGGCGATGATCGGCGGTTTGTCGTCTCTGCTCGGCATTGGCGGAGGCGTCTTTGGCGTCACCCTGATGACGCTCTGCGGCAAGTCCATTCGCCAGGCCGTTGCAACAGCCGCAGGTTTTGGCGTGGCCATAGGCGTTCCGGGTGCGCTGGGATTCATCATCTGGGGCTGGGACGAGCCGGGGCGAACACCGACCGCGCTCGGATATGTGGACACGCTCGGCTTTCTGATCCTGGCAGCTTCGGCGTTTTTTATCGCGCCGATCGGTGCCCGGCTGGCACATTCCATGCCCGAGAAACTATTGCGCCGCCTGTTCGCACTGGGTCTGATTGCGACGGCAGTGAGCCTGCTTCGGGAGGCCTTCGTCGGCGGTTAA
- a CDS encoding DapH/DapD/GlmU-related protein, protein MRRDHRPYWMHAAWESFENAWARHFLAPHFDRLGPAAKLTQPWHIEAFGPNISIGTALHIVATADQKVRLTVWSPADQGGKIEIGDAVFIAPGTRIQATRSITIGHACLFAANTTVTDSDWHGLYNRVDPAPEGRPVKLGDNVWVGDGAFIGKGVTIGDNAVIGARSVVTRDVPPYAVVAGAPAKVIKMLDENTPMQTRLDLVGESRKLSGFMDNAYRKALKGNSTFGWLRSKLFPRRGD, encoded by the coding sequence ATGCGAAGAGACCACCGCCCCTACTGGATGCACGCTGCCTGGGAAAGCTTCGAAAACGCCTGGGCCCGGCACTTTCTGGCGCCCCATTTTGACCGCCTGGGACCGGCCGCCAAACTCACCCAGCCATGGCACATTGAAGCCTTCGGTCCGAACATATCCATCGGCACGGCTTTGCATATTGTTGCGACCGCGGACCAGAAGGTGCGCCTGACGGTGTGGTCGCCCGCCGACCAGGGCGGAAAAATCGAGATCGGTGATGCCGTCTTTATCGCGCCCGGCACGCGCATTCAGGCGACCCGGTCCATCACGATCGGACATGCCTGTCTGTTTGCGGCCAATACGACCGTGACCGACAGCGACTGGCACGGCCTCTATAACCGCGTCGATCCGGCTCCAGAAGGGCGTCCTGTAAAACTGGGCGACAATGTCTGGGTGGGAGATGGCGCGTTCATCGGCAAGGGCGTCACCATCGGCGACAATGCCGTCATTGGCGCCCGGTCTGTCGTGACAAGAGATGTCCCGCCTTATGCCGTGGTGGCAGGCGCGCCGGCGAAAGTCATCAAGATGCTGGATGAAAACACCCCCATGCAGACCCGGCTCGATCTCGTCGGTGAAAGCCGCAAACTGTCCGGCTTCATGGACAATGCCTACCGCAAGGCCCTTAAGGGGAATTCGACGTTCGGATGGCTGAGGTCAAAACTCTTTCCGCGCCGAGGCGATTAG
- a CDS encoding iron ABC transporter permease has translation MARSRSGPALIGSLAALVAAGPILAVAWIAITAPWGDYLLHLIETRLAGYVLHTIIVTATAIVLAGFVGTAAGWIIARLEFPGRGIFAWALALPLAVPAYVAAYGWLDLTQAAGPLQTPLRDAGLAGLADLLPVVRGPIGAGFVFAVTLYPYVYLMARQAFSDQHPDMQNAARTLGASHWQTLTGVTLPLVRPALAAGLALVAMESMADFGAVAHLGAPTLTVGVVRAWAGAGSVPDAARLAVLLAFFAYLAFALERQSRARARFGQSSGGRQHTQRIQLGAGQTVIALFACLLPIILGLALPLGRLLYLALTEPAARGVLDALRHSLTLASITAVLAAILGLGAAYAIRGGTRFGILSARLASLGYAAPGAVAAVGALVLFGGLQNVLDGVWDGQFPVLLSATAGALIFAYLSRFAAVAIAPSETALARVTLRLDEAAKTLGAKRRRIAVEIHWPLILGGVGIAALMVFVEVMKELPATMILRPFNTDTLAVIAHNYAADERLGQAALPSLIIVLATIPAMILAARSLTRGTDR, from the coding sequence ATGGCCAGATCCAGATCGGGTCCCGCACTCATTGGCAGTCTGGCCGCCCTTGTGGCGGCCGGACCGATTCTGGCCGTCGCCTGGATTGCGATCACCGCTCCCTGGGGCGATTATCTCCTTCATCTGATCGAGACGCGGCTCGCCGGTTATGTGCTGCATACGATTATCGTCACAGCCACGGCCATAGTGCTCGCAGGATTTGTCGGTACAGCGGCGGGCTGGATCATCGCGCGTCTTGAATTTCCCGGACGCGGAATTTTTGCCTGGGCGCTGGCGCTGCCTTTGGCGGTTCCCGCTTATGTTGCGGCTTATGGCTGGCTCGATCTGACGCAGGCCGCAGGACCGCTTCAGACACCATTGCGGGACGCTGGTCTGGCCGGACTTGCCGACCTTCTACCGGTCGTCAGAGGCCCCATTGGCGCCGGATTTGTCTTTGCCGTGACGCTTTACCCTTATGTCTATCTGATGGCCCGTCAGGCCTTCTCGGATCAGCATCCCGACATGCAGAATGCAGCACGCACGCTGGGCGCGTCTCATTGGCAGACCCTGACCGGCGTCACGCTTCCACTGGTCCGCCCTGCGCTTGCCGCCGGACTTGCTCTGGTGGCAATGGAATCGATGGCGGACTTTGGTGCTGTCGCGCATTTGGGAGCGCCAACCCTGACCGTTGGCGTTGTACGGGCCTGGGCCGGCGCGGGGTCCGTTCCGGATGCGGCGCGACTGGCCGTCTTGCTCGCCTTCTTCGCCTATCTCGCCTTTGCCCTGGAACGCCAGAGCCGGGCCCGTGCCCGCTTCGGCCAATCCAGCGGAGGCCGGCAGCACACCCAACGCATTCAGCTCGGCGCCGGACAAACCGTCATCGCCCTATTTGCGTGCCTTCTCCCCATCATACTGGGGCTGGCGCTGCCCCTGGGCCGCCTGCTTTATCTGGCCCTGACCGAACCGGCCGCACGCGGCGTTTTGGACGCGCTTCGGCACTCACTCACGCTGGCCAGCATCACGGCCGTCCTCGCCGCCATTCTCGGACTGGGTGCCGCCTATGCCATCCGTGGCGGAACGCGGTTCGGCATTCTGTCAGCCCGGCTGGCCAGTCTGGGCTATGCCGCTCCGGGTGCTGTGGCTGCTGTGGGTGCACTTGTTCTGTTTGGCGGGCTCCAGAATGTGCTCGATGGGGTCTGGGACGGGCAATTCCCGGTCTTGCTGTCCGCGACCGCAGGTGCGCTCATTTTCGCTTATCTGTCCCGGTTCGCAGCGGTCGCGATCGCGCCCAGCGAAACAGCGCTGGCGCGCGTGACGCTTCGCCTGGACGAGGCTGCCAAGACGCTCGGTGCAAAACGCCGGCGCATCGCCGTGGAAATTCATTGGCCTTTGATACTTGGCGGCGTTGGCATTGCCGCGCTGATGGTGTTCGTTGAGGTCATGAAGGAATTACCCGCGACCATGATTCTGCGCCCGTTCAACACCGACACGCTCGCTGTGATCGCGCACAACTATGCCGCTGATGAAAGACTGGGACAGGCGGCCCTGCCCTCCCTGATCATCGTGCTGGCCACCATTCCCGCCATGATCCTCGCCGCCCGCTCGCTGACGCGGGGGACTGACCGATGA
- a CDS encoding NupC/NupG family nucleoside CNT transporter: MDDPGLQLRSFLGLFAFIAICWALGPRKSVPVKLIGGSLALQFLIAIALYSFAPTRAFLGSLTGVVQALQTATMEGVDFVFGYLSGSGAPFVIDESSAGRTFIFAFQALPMVIVLSALSALLWRWRILELVVRGFAFAFRKTLGLSGAASLGASANIFLGMTESPLLIRPRMPQISRSDLFLIMTVGFSTVAGSVMAVYVGQLSDVIDGAAGHIVTASLISIPAAVLLARLMHPADADGDEDRTTEKIPTTVYHSSMDALTTGVTDGVRLFINIIAMLLVFIAIVALVNMMLGGLPDVGGLPLSVDRILGWAFAPIVWLAGVPWSEATDAGAVMGLKTALNEIIAYERLAALGDDLSPRSHLIMAYAVCGFANFSSVGILIGGMLAIAPSRREDILGLAPKALISGTFATLMTGAVIGTLPLSLFS; encoded by the coding sequence ATGGACGATCCGGGATTGCAGCTGCGCAGCTTTCTGGGCCTGTTCGCGTTTATCGCGATCTGCTGGGCTCTGGGGCCTCGAAAATCAGTGCCGGTAAAGCTGATTGGCGGTTCACTGGCGCTCCAGTTCCTGATCGCCATAGCCCTTTACTCCTTCGCGCCGACACGTGCCTTTCTCGGATCGCTGACGGGCGTGGTTCAGGCCCTGCAGACCGCCACGATGGAGGGCGTCGATTTTGTCTTCGGCTACCTTTCCGGAAGTGGCGCGCCGTTTGTTATCGACGAAAGCAGTGCCGGGCGGACGTTCATCTTCGCCTTCCAGGCTCTGCCGATGGTCATTGTTTTATCAGCGCTTTCCGCGCTGCTCTGGCGCTGGCGCATTCTGGAGCTTGTGGTCCGTGGCTTCGCATTCGCTTTCCGGAAGACACTGGGCTTGTCAGGTGCCGCCAGTCTCGGGGCCTCCGCCAATATTTTCCTCGGCATGACCGAATCGCCCCTGCTGATCCGGCCACGCATGCCGCAAATCAGCCGCAGCGATCTCTTCCTGATCATGACGGTGGGGTTCTCGACGGTCGCAGGGTCGGTCATGGCGGTTTATGTTGGCCAATTGAGCGATGTGATAGATGGCGCGGCCGGGCATATTGTGACGGCGTCTCTCATTTCCATACCGGCGGCCGTATTGCTCGCCCGGCTGATGCATCCCGCCGATGCGGATGGCGATGAAGACCGGACGACGGAAAAAATCCCGACGACCGTCTATCATTCCTCCATGGATGCCCTGACCACCGGTGTAACAGATGGCGTGAGGCTGTTCATCAACATCATCGCCATGCTCTTGGTGTTCATCGCGATTGTGGCGCTCGTCAACATGATGCTCGGCGGCTTGCCCGATGTTGGTGGTCTGCCGCTCTCGGTCGACCGGATTCTGGGCTGGGCGTTTGCGCCGATTGTCTGGCTGGCAGGCGTGCCCTGGTCTGAAGCAACAGATGCCGGCGCCGTGATGGGACTGAAAACGGCGCTCAACGAAATCATCGCGTATGAGCGGTTGGCCGCGCTGGGCGATGATCTGTCGCCGCGCAGCCATCTGATCATGGCCTACGCCGTCTGCGGCTTTGCCAATTTCTCCAGCGTCGGAATTCTGATCGGCGGCATGCTGGCGATCGCGCCGAGCCGCCGCGAGGACATATTGGGGCTCGCACCCAAAGCACTCATATCGGGAACATTTGCCACGCTGATGACCGGGGCGGTCATCGGCACGCTGCCGCTAAGCCTGTTCAGCTAA
- a CDS encoding phosphoglycolate phosphatase, protein MSNDLCTPEGARRLKQRIEAYWADRGYDVNIELVDAGFMPAMRSARTDVRSNMVNGMPRRQSAANDSTPDRRTANDRMPELRSA, encoded by the coding sequence ATGAGTAATGACCTCTGCACGCCGGAAGGCGCGCGTCGACTGAAGCAACGGATCGAAGCCTACTGGGCTGACCGGGGCTATGATGTGAATATTGAACTGGTGGATGCCGGATTCATGCCGGCCATGCGGTCGGCACGGACCGACGTTCGCTCGAACATGGTCAATGGCATGCCGCGCCGTCAAAGCGCTGCGAATGATTCGACGCCTGATCGTCGGACGGCCAATGACCGTATGCCGGAACTGCGCTCGGCCTGA
- a CDS encoding Glu/Leu/Phe/Val dehydrogenase: MSVFEHPSFDNHEKVLFATDEKTGLKAIISVHSTARGPSCGGCRFWSYDSSSDALQDALRLSQGMSYKNVMADLPIGGGKSVIMKPDGPFDRDALFQAFGRAVDALNGNYITAEDVGVSPADMVSVHKQTAHVTGLPEGKAASGDPSPVTAEGVFRGIRACVKRATGSEDMTGIRVAVQGAAGHVGSYLCEHLSKAGAELIIADMNVEALQKHVDNFGAVIVDKEAIYDQDADVFTPCALGSIINPDTINRLKVKMVAGAANNQLATREMGAELQKRGILYAPDYVINAGGIINVMGEIRGDFDPSWVKCKLVGLEATLGEILDRAENEGRPSNVVADEMARARLEEAAAAKAAAA, translated from the coding sequence ATGAGTGTTTTTGAACACCCTTCTTTCGACAATCACGAAAAAGTCCTGTTTGCTACCGATGAAAAAACCGGGCTGAAAGCCATCATCAGCGTACATTCGACTGCGCGTGGCCCGTCCTGCGGCGGCTGCCGCTTCTGGTCGTATGACAGCTCTTCGGATGCGCTCCAGGATGCGCTGCGGCTGTCACAGGGCATGAGCTACAAGAATGTAATGGCGGACCTCCCGATTGGCGGTGGCAAGAGCGTCATCATGAAGCCGGATGGTCCGTTTGACCGGGATGCCCTGTTCCAGGCTTTTGGCCGCGCCGTCGATGCGCTCAACGGAAATTATATCACGGCCGAAGATGTCGGCGTCAGCCCGGCCGACATGGTCAGCGTCCATAAGCAAACCGCCCACGTCACCGGACTGCCGGAAGGCAAGGCGGCCTCTGGCGATCCATCACCGGTGACGGCTGAAGGCGTGTTCCGGGGTATTCGCGCCTGCGTGAAGCGTGCGACAGGATCTGAAGATATGACGGGAATTCGTGTCGCCGTTCAGGGCGCAGCCGGGCATGTCGGCAGCTATCTTTGTGAACATCTTTCAAAGGCCGGTGCCGAGCTGATCATTGCCGACATGAATGTCGAGGCCTTGCAAAAGCACGTCGACAATTTTGGTGCCGTCATCGTCGACAAGGAGGCCATCTACGATCAGGACGCGGACGTTTTCACACCCTGCGCGCTGGGTTCGATTATCAATCCCGATACAATCAACCGCCTGAAAGTGAAGATGGTTGCCGGTGCGGCCAATAACCAGCTCGCGACTCGCGAAATGGGTGCGGAGTTGCAAAAGCGGGGCATCCTTTACGCGCCTGATTATGTGATCAATGCCGGTGGCATCATCAATGTGATGGGCGAAATCCGTGGCGACTTCGACCCGTCCTGGGTCAAGTGCAAGCTGGTCGGGTTGGAAGCAACACTGGGCGAAATTCTCGACCGCGCCGAAAACGAAGGCCGGCCGTCCAATGTCGTTGCCGACGAAATGGCGCGTGCCCGTCTGGAAGAAGCGGCTGCTGCCAAAGCCGCCGCAGCTTAA
- a CDS encoding DUF3253 domain-containing protein, with translation MNDDTVDNTILSLVEASGAGKSISPAEAAQALDAENWRSRLSAVKQGAVRLAQAGRVEILRKGKPVGPADFKGVYRITLKT, from the coding sequence ATGAATGATGACACCGTCGATAATACCATCCTGTCCCTTGTAGAAGCGAGCGGCGCTGGCAAGTCAATCAGCCCGGCTGAAGCGGCGCAGGCACTGGATGCGGAAAACTGGCGCAGCCGGCTGAGCGCGGTGAAACAGGGTGCTGTCCGTCTCGCACAAGCGGGCCGGGTCGAGATCCTGCGTAAAGGCAAACCGGTGGGCCCGGCCGACTTCAAGGGCGTCTACCGCATTACCCTGAAAACGTAA
- a CDS encoding uracil-DNA glycosylase family protein has protein sequence MSLDALLKEIRACRACEGEIPEPRPVLQASRAARIRIIGQAPGTRVHASGRPFTDPSGERLRAWLNIGDDQFYDPDIVAITPMGFCFPGLDAKGGDKPPRTRCARLWQSQLDAELSNVKITFLIGGYAQKFVLRERYKGTVTATVAAWREYAPRYVPLPHPSWRNNAWLKRHLWFEDELLAMVQRNMESLLK, from the coding sequence ATGTCACTGGACGCGCTCCTGAAAGAGATTCGGGCTTGCCGGGCTTGCGAGGGTGAAATACCAGAGCCGCGCCCAGTATTGCAGGCGTCGCGCGCGGCGCGGATACGTATTATCGGTCAGGCCCCCGGCACCCGTGTTCACGCGTCTGGCCGTCCCTTTACGGACCCGTCGGGCGAGAGGTTGCGCGCATGGCTGAATATCGGCGACGATCAATTCTATGATCCGGACATTGTCGCCATCACGCCTATGGGATTTTGTTTTCCGGGTCTTGATGCCAAAGGCGGAGACAAACCGCCCCGGACCCGATGCGCACGCCTGTGGCAAAGCCAGCTCGATGCGGAGCTTTCCAACGTAAAAATAACTTTCCTGATCGGCGGCTATGCCCAGAAATTTGTACTTCGGGAAAGGTATAAGGGGACGGTCACCGCAACCGTCGCGGCATGGCGGGAATATGCGCCGCGCTACGTGCCGCTGCCACACCCGTCATGGCGCAATAATGCCTGGCTGAAACGACATCTCTGGTTCGAAGACGAGCTATTGGCAATGGTGCAGCGCAATATGGAATCTCTTCTGAAATAG
- a CDS encoding extracellular solute-binding protein — translation MTRLILSAIIAFSAVACSQPDETEIVNVYSARHYDSDQVAYERFTEETGIEVQLIEASGDLLIERIRTDGDRSPADVVITVDASRLQRAEDAGLFAHTDFSSIAAGVPDRFIDPDGYWVGFALRTRVIAYAEDRVDPSEITSYLDLADPRWQGRICIRSSDNAYNQSLLASIIAHHGEEVAEAWARSVVANFARPPQGGDTDQLQAIYAGECDVAVVNHYYYLRLKNSDNPDYQNVADAVGLIFPAGEYGTHVNISGAGIAANAPNRENAEALISFLLSEQGQRIYAELTNEIPAVTGSEFDNPALNDLMGFQADTLNMSTLGDNSEAARRVFDRAGWP, via the coding sequence ATGACCCGCCTGATATTATCTGCGATCATCGCTTTTTCGGCTGTTGCCTGCAGCCAGCCCGACGAGACCGAAATCGTGAACGTCTATTCTGCTCGCCACTATGATTCGGATCAGGTGGCCTACGAGCGGTTCACGGAAGAAACCGGCATCGAGGTTCAACTGATCGAGGCCAGCGGCGATCTTCTGATCGAGCGGATCCGGACGGATGGCGACCGCAGTCCCGCTGATGTGGTGATCACCGTGGATGCGTCCCGGCTGCAACGCGCCGAGGACGCCGGACTTTTCGCCCATACCGATTTCTCGTCCATCGCGGCTGGCGTCCCGGATCGCTTTATTGATCCGGACGGATACTGGGTCGGCTTCGCGCTTCGCACCCGCGTCATTGCCTATGCCGAAGATCGCGTGGATCCCTCCGAAATCACCAGCTATCTGGATCTGGCCGATCCGCGCTGGCAGGGTCGCATCTGCATCCGCAGTTCGGACAATGCCTATAACCAGTCACTTCTGGCTTCCATCATCGCCCATCACGGCGAAGAGGTCGCAGAGGCCTGGGCACGCAGCGTCGTTGCCAATTTCGCCCGCCCACCCCAGGGCGGCGACACGGATCAGCTGCAAGCCATTTATGCCGGTGAATGCGATGTCGCCGTGGTCAATCACTATTATTATCTGCGCCTGAAAAATTCCGATAATCCCGACTATCAAAATGTTGCGGACGCGGTCGGTCTGATTTTCCCGGCAGGTGAATACGGTACGCACGTCAATATTTCCGGAGCGGGCATCGCCGCCAATGCCCCCAACCGCGAAAATGCAGAGGCTCTGATCAGCTTCCTGCTCAGCGAACAAGGGCAACGAATTTATGCCGAACTCACAAACGAAATTCCGGCGGTGACCGGATCCGAGTTCGACAACCCGGCCCTGAATGATCTGATGGGATTTCAGGCCGACACCCTGAACATGTCGACCCTTGGCGATAATAGTGAAGCGGCCCGCCGGGTATTTGACCGCGCCGGATGGCCCTGA
- a CDS encoding HAD-IA family hydrolase translates to MMTDCFQGAGIAFDLDGTLVDTAPDLVRALNEVVAADGLENVALNDVRAMVGRGARVLIERAYAAQRRKIESDAVDQRVADFISVYKSGIANLSRPFDAAVEVLEILKARGSRLSICTNKPSELADALLEALELTDYFERIIGPDRTQAKKPDAAHFWSAVGNAGPNLALIGDSITDAECGQAAGIPCVILTHGYSEIPHQALGADAVIDDFRSLPDTLEKLWQDR, encoded by the coding sequence ATGATGACAGACTGTTTCCAGGGTGCCGGGATTGCCTTCGATCTGGACGGAACGCTGGTTGATACCGCACCGGACCTTGTACGAGCCCTCAATGAAGTTGTGGCTGCCGACGGTCTGGAAAATGTGGCCCTGAACGATGTACGGGCGATGGTCGGCCGGGGCGCCCGCGTCCTGATCGAGAGAGCCTATGCCGCTCAACGGCGGAAGATTGAGTCCGACGCCGTCGATCAACGCGTTGCGGATTTCATCTCGGTCTACAAATCAGGCATCGCCAATCTCAGCCGCCCCTTCGACGCGGCGGTCGAGGTTCTGGAGATTCTGAAGGCGCGAGGGTCACGTCTTTCAATATGTACAAACAAGCCCAGCGAGCTTGCGGATGCTTTGCTCGAAGCGCTTGAACTGACAGACTATTTTGAACGAATTATAGGCCCGGATCGCACGCAGGCCAAAAAACCCGACGCCGCCCATTTCTGGAGCGCGGTCGGCAATGCAGGGCCCAATCTGGCCCTCATCGGCGATTCCATAACAGATGCGGAATGCGGACAGGCAGCCGGTATACCGTGCGTCATTCTGACCCACGGATACAGCGAAATACCGCATCAGGCGCTAGGCGCTGATGCGGTAATCGATGATTTCAGAAGCTTGCCCGATACGCTGGAAAAACTCTGGCAGGACCGGTGA